The genomic window CTGGGCCTCCCGAAGGTACTCCCCAAGAACCGGCACCAGCGGTCCCCGCTCGCAAACCTCCTGAAATGACTCAGGCAGAACGGCAAACGACCTTGCTGGCCGATCTCGCCGCCCATCCCGATTCCAGCAACCGTGAGGTCAAGAATCGGCTGGGGTGGAGCGACTCCACGACCGCCAAGTGGATCACCCGCCTGACCACGCAGGGATACCTGACCGTGGACTCTACGGATTGGCCCTACCGCTACCGCCTCAGCGAGCAGACCCAGTGCGACTTTGGGGTGCTGGTTGAAGCTGAAGTGCTGCCTCCGGTGGTTGCAGAGGTCGAGTCAGCGCCGGTGGAGACGGAAGCTCAGGCCGAGGCTGAACAAAGCGAGGCTGAGCCCACGTCCGAGCCTGCCCCCCAGCCCAGCAGCCTGCAAACTCAACTGGTGGCGTGGGTCAGTGAGCATGGCCCGCACCGCGCCAAAGATGTGGCCGCCGCATTCAACTTGTATCCCGGCCCCTGCGCCGTCCAACTCAATGCCCTGGTCAGAGAAGGCCTCCTGATGACGTTCCCTGGAACCTCGCCCGTGATCTACGCCCTACCCGGAACGCCGCTGCCCGTACCGCCGATTGAAGCGCAGGCCCCCAAGACGCCAGAACCTGCCGCCCGCTCCGTGCCCTTGCCCAGCGACCGCACGCACCGCGCGTTGCTGTTGCTCGATTTGCATGGCCCGCAGAGTCACCGAGGCTTACACGGGTACATGGACGTGGACTTCTCGATTACGACGCTACAGCGGTTGCTGACGGCCCTGGAAGAGGAAGGACTGGTGGAGATGACACCCAGCCAGACCGTTACCACCGTCTCACTGACCCCATTGGGGCGGGCTCGTCTGGCCGCCTACGCGTCCGGGGAAATCAAGCCCGCTCTGCCCCCGAAGCCCGGTAAGAAGGCTCAGGTGGTGGAGCAGGTCACCTCGTTTCGCTCGACACCCAGCCAGGAAGATCTGAATATCACCATGCGGGCCAATGCCGCGCTCGTTTTGGGCGTGCTGGAGGCAGGGCAGGCGTATGTCGAAACCGACCTGGTCAAGGCGACGGGACTGGCCCTCTCTCACCTGCGCATGGCTCTGGGCAACCTGCAGGCGACCGGAGAAGTGCAGCGGCTGGACGGGGTGGGCACGCGGGCGATGTACCGCCTGGAACAGCTCGACCTGCCGGAACCGGAGGGCGACACCCTGACGCCGGAAGGGGAACGGGTGGCGGCGCACCTGGCGCACGTCACGGCCCGCAGCGCGTCTGACACCGCCACCAATATCGCTACAGGCCTGCGCCTGCCCCGTGTTGAGGTGGATCAGGCCCTCGCTGTCCTGAACGCACAGGGGCGACTGGCCTACACGCGCATTGCGAACCTCGTGACGTACACCCTGCGCAACGCGGCAGCAGAGGCGGCGGCATGACGACCAGCACCCTGATCGACACCGCCTCACTGGCTGAATTCCGCGCCCAGCAGCAGACCCCCAAGCCCCGCAAGATGGCGCTCTCGGACAGCCGTGCCCGCCGTCTCTCCTCGGACGAGTGGCGCGGGGCGTATGGCGACACGCTCAAAAAAGTGCTCCGGGAGCAATTGGATGAGGCGGTCACCCGTCCAACCGATCTGGGCCGCGCCGTGGCCGCCGACCTCGTTCAGCGTTCACTGGATTTGGCCGCGTTCGGAATCGACGCCTTTGCCGGATCGACCTTTGATGCCCGCCGTGCGCTGAGAGACCGGAGCGATGTCGTGCTGCAAGGCATTTTGAATCAGATGTTGGCGACGGTGAAAAGCGTCACCGAAGAGGCGGAAGTGGCCCTGCGCGAGCAGGCGGAGGAGAAGGCGAATGCGCTGCTGGCCGAGGCAAAAGCCGCCTTTGAGCAGGAACGCGATATGGCCACCGCTGGTGCAGACGAGGTGCAGCGCGAACTCTCCGAATACCGCCGCGCTGCTGAGGCCGCCTCCGCCCAGTTGGTGCGCGAGCGGGAAGCTTCTGCCCGTGAGGTGGCCGACCTGAAAGCCGCGCACGCCGCCAACGTGACCGGGCTTCAGCAGCAACTCACCCGCGCTGCCCGGATCGCCGCCGATCAGGAACGCAGCTGGAACGAACAGCGCCGCCAGCTGCTGGCCGATCAGGCCGCCGCACAGACCACCATTGCCCACCTCAACAGCGAGTGTGAGCGGCTGGAAGCCTCGCACGTCCCTCAA from Deinococcus sp. QL22 includes these protein-coding regions:
- a CDS encoding MarR family winged helix-turn-helix transcriptional regulator; the encoded protein is MSNTTLLTLSARIAELERTARSGHEAQETLTQLYQKQNQVAAAIEATQDIIYAGEDAEATLKRLSAVLNGGTPAEAQSAATPAVAEVAVQEADAQSPLVEPDSTPGLQVGKVLVVGSEAAGPPEGTPQEPAPAVPARKPPEMTQAERQTTLLADLAAHPDSSNREVKNRLGWSDSTTAKWITRLTTQGYLTVDSTDWPYRYRLSEQTQCDFGVLVEAEVLPPVVAEVESAPVETEAQAEAEQSEAEPTSEPAPQPSSLQTQLVAWVSEHGPHRAKDVAAAFNLYPGPCAVQLNALVREGLLMTFPGTSPVIYALPGTPLPVPPIEAQAPKTPEPAARSVPLPSDRTHRALLLLDLHGPQSHRGLHGYMDVDFSITTLQRLLTALEEEGLVEMTPSQTVTTVSLTPLGRARLAAYASGEIKPALPPKPGKKAQVVEQVTSFRSTPSQEDLNITMRANAALVLGVLEAGQAYVETDLVKATGLALSHLRMALGNLQATGEVQRLDGVGTRAMYRLEQLDLPEPEGDTLTPEGERVAAHLAHVTARSASDTATNIATGLRLPRVEVDQALAVLNAQGRLAYTRIANLVTYTLRNAAAEAAA